A single region of the Thermoanaerobaculum aquaticum genome encodes:
- a CDS encoding phosphatase PAP2 family protein, with product MCGWRSVALVVVAAGLVAPAAGQEAARPSVVAAVKARLERDLAAFVPRRQEAPRLLAGVAGVWVLTRLDRRPSRDFADSAPGGLSSLEPLGRFGVGNALGASFLAVGLATGEKKVASRGVAFVEANLLASWLVAGLQNLTGRARPWQAHAGDFGRGGSSFPSAHAAHAFAWAGVLWGSYPEFKARWVFPVLASGVALSRVKERQHFFADVVAGAGIGWWLGSRLGASAVGANKLPVAVMAGPRAVFVRVVLP from the coding sequence ATGTGCGGGTGGCGCTCGGTGGCTCTTGTGGTCGTGGCGGCGGGGCTGGTGGCGCCGGCGGCGGGGCAGGAAGCGGCCAGGCCGTCGGTGGTGGCAGCGGTAAAGGCGAGGCTGGAGCGAGACCTTGCTGCATTTGTGCCCAGGCGCCAGGAAGCACCCAGGCTGCTGGCGGGGGTGGCGGGGGTTTGGGTTTTGACGCGCCTGGACCGCAGGCCCTCTCGGGATTTTGCCGACAGTGCCCCGGGAGGGTTGAGCTCTCTGGAGCCTTTGGGGCGGTTTGGGGTGGGGAACGCGCTGGGGGCGTCGTTTTTGGCGGTGGGCTTGGCAACGGGTGAGAAAAAGGTGGCAAGCCGGGGGGTGGCCTTTGTGGAGGCCAACCTGCTGGCCAGTTGGCTGGTGGCGGGTTTGCAAAACCTCACCGGCAGAGCCCGACCCTGGCAAGCCCACGCCGGCGATTTTGGCCGGGGCGGGAGCTCGTTCCCCTCGGCCCATGCAGCCCACGCTTTTGCCTGGGCCGGGGTGCTGTGGGGGAGCTACCCCGAGTTCAAAGCCCGCTGGGTTTTCCCGGTGCTGGCCTCGGGGGTGGCATTATCCCGGGTTAAGGAACGCCAGCACTTTTTCGCCGATGTGGTGGCCGGCGCCGGCATCGGCTGGTGGTTGGGTTCGCGGCTGGGAGCCTCAGCGGTGGGGGCGAACAAGCTGCCGGTGGCGGTGATGGCGGGTCCCAGAGCGGTGTTTGTGCGGGTCGTGCTGCCCTAG